One region of Malania oleifera isolate guangnan ecotype guangnan chromosome 6, ASM2987363v1, whole genome shotgun sequence genomic DNA includes:
- the LOC131158661 gene encoding uncharacterized protein LOC131158661 encodes MVRDITDEEVKLALFSIGEEKSLGLDGYTYCFFKKAWGTIGVKFTIAIKDFFLHRRLLKHINHLAIALIEKSNHASTVQDFRPISCCNVIYKAIFKIIVYRLKPCFDTLINPAHLAFIKQRSMIDNVYLVQELVRKYARRRVSPRCMIKVDLRKAYDSISWSFLQDFGELRDVKSLGIKKCGKVGALLSTHLSYVWELKGSCPRMINCKEMELIMVMCDGD; translated from the exons ATGGTCAGGGACATTACAGATGAGGAGGTAAAATTGGCCTTATTTAGCATTGGGGAGGAAAAGTCTCTAGGCCTCGATGGATACACATACTGTTTCTTTAAGAAAGCTTGGGGTACTATTGGAGTTAAGTTCACAATTGCAATTAAGGATTTCTTTTTGCATAGAAGATTGTTGAAACATATTAACCACTTGGCTATTGCCTTAATAGAAAAATCAAACCATGCTTCTACAGTTCAGGATTTTAGACCCATTTCATGTTGTAATGTTATTTATAAGGCCATCTTTAAAATTATTGTGTACAGATTGAAGCCATGCTTTGACACACTGATAAATCCAGCACATTTAGCTTTCATCAAGCAAAGGAGCATGATTGATAATGTTTATCTAGTCCAAGAGCTTGTGAGGAAGTATGCCAGAAGGAGAGTTTCTCCTAGATGCATGATCAAGGTGGATCTGAGAAAGGCTTATGACTCCATCTCTTGGAGTTTTCTTCAAG ATTTTGGAGAACTAAGGGATGTAAAGTCACTTGGCATAAAGAAGTGTGGAAAAGTGGGTGCACTCCTAAGCACTCATTTATCTTATGTCTGGGAATTAAAGGGAAGTTGTCCACGAATGATAAACTGCAAGGAGATGGAGTTGATCATGGTTATGTGTGATGGGGATTAG